The window ATAATGATCAGTAAAGTCATTATTCTGTTCAGGATCCAATACTTCCAATAAAGCCGCTGCAGGATCTCCTCTAAAATCACTAGTAATCTTATCAATCTCATCTAACAAGAATACTGGATTCATCGTTCCTGCATCACGCATAGCATTTATTATTCGTCCTGGTCTAGCACCTATGTAAGTTCTACGGTGTCCTCTAATCTCAGCTTCATCCCTAACCCCTCCTAAAGATAATCTAACAAACTCTCTGTTGATAGAATTTGCAATAGACTTACCTAATGAGGTCTTTCCAACCCCAGGAGGACCTACTAAGCATAAGATTGGACTTTTAAGCTTGTCACTTAACTTTCTAACAGCTAAGTATTCTAAAATTCTCTCTTTAACATCATCTAATCCATAATGGTTCTCATTTAATTGACCTGCTACCTCTTTAATCACCAACTTATCTTCACTGTAATTATTCCAAGGTAAATCAAATATACAATCTAAATAATTCCTAACTACAACAGCTTCACTTGAATTTCTAGGCATCTTTTGGAGCTTGTCCAGCTCTTCTTTTACCTTCTTCTCAACATCTTCTGGTAATTCTAATTCCTCTAATTTATTATTATATTCATTTACTTCTTCAGTAAAGCTATCTTCTTCTCCTAATTCTTTCTTAATTGCTTTCATCTGCTCTTTTAGATAGTATTCTTTTTGTCTCTTCTCTACTTGCTTTCTAACCTCATTATTAATCTTATTCTTTACCTTTAAAATCTCTATTTCTCTTTCTAAAATCTTATATAGCTTAGTTAATCGCTCTTCATAGAAAATTGTAGCTAAAATCTCTTGTTGTTGTTTAACCTTTAAAGAGATATGTGAAACAATGATATCAATTAACCTATCAGGGTCTTCTATGTTAACTATTGTCATCATAGCTTCTGGTGGTACTACTTTATTAAGCTTTATGTACTCTTCAAAGCTATTACTCACACCTCTCATCAAGGCTTCTATCTCAGTATCTACCTCTTCTTCGTGTGCAATCTCTTCAACTTCAACCTCAAAGTAAGGTTCTTCCTGAATAAAATCTGCAATTTTTGCTCTTTTTAATCCTTCTACTAAAATTTTAACAGTTCCATCAGGTAACCTCATCAACTGTTTTATCTCTCCAACAGTACCTACATTATAAATATCATTTTTAGTTGGCTCTTCAATAGTTTCATCATGCTGAGCAGCTAATAAGATCTCTTTATCTTCTACCATCGCTTTTTCTAAAGCTTCTAAAGATTGTTCTCTGCCAACAAGCAAAGGAATTATCATATTTGGGAATATAACTAAACCTCTTAATGCCAATAAGGGCATAGAACTTCTGTTCCTCTTCTCCTTTTTCAACTCTTTAGCCATAACTACACCTCCATTTATAGAATCATCACCTATCATTATTCTATTAGTTATAATTAAAGTCCTGCAATTACTTTAAGTTATTAGTATGAATTCTTCTTAATAAGGTTAATTAAGCCTTATTGACTAACCCCTACCAATTATTTAGATTAAAGGGGCAGAAATAAAATCAGACTCCAAATCTACTTCAATCTTCTCTTCTTCTACATCCTCTATTAATATTGACTCTCGTAAAGCTTCATCAAAAGTTTCTATTTTAATTATATCTATCTCTGCAAACTCTTCCTCGTTAAATATTTGTTGCCAATTATCTGATGGAATTAAGACTTTTTTGACTCCTGCTCTAATAGCTGCTCTTACTTTGGCAACAACGCCTCCAATAGGACGGACCATACCATTAATTGATATCTTCCCAGTCATAGCAACCTTATTGTCTATAGGATATCCTGTTAAAGCTGAATAAAGAGCTACTGCCATTGTTATACCAGCAGAAGGACCATCAACAACGGCATCACTGGTAAAATCAATATGTATAAAATAATCTCGTAAATCAATGTCCATAATCTTATTCAAAACGGTAATAACATTCTCTGCTGAACCCTTGACCATACTCTTTCTTCTGATTTTTCTATATTGATTCCCCTGTTCTTCTTCTTCAGCTATACCAGTAATATTTAATCTGCCCTTACCTTCACCTACTTCTTTAACTGAAACCTCTAATTGATTTACAGTCCCCATATTAGCACCAATAACAGCTAATCCATTAACAACACCCACCTGTGGGTTATTAGGGATTTTATCCATAGGTCTGGGGTTATAACGACCATTCATTATTACTCTTTCTATATCTCCAACTTTAATGACAAAACGCTTAGCTGTTCGAGCAATACCAGCTGCAGTCTGAACCATATTAATAGCTTGCCTTCCATTAGCAGCATACTTTCTGATAACATCAATAACTCCATCCTCAACCTGAAAATTTATTTTGGCTATTGCAGTATTTACAATCCTTTCAACATGGTTCGGTTCTAAAGGATTAAAATAGACCTCTAAACAACGAGAACGAATAGCAGGCGGAATATTTTCTGGACCTCTAGTGGTGGCGCCTATCAATCTAAAATCAGCAGGTAATCCATTTTGAAAGATTTCATGGATATGTCGAGGAATATTCTTATCATCTTCATGATAATAAGAACTCTCTAAAAAGACCTTTCTATCCTCTAAAACCTTCAATAACTTATTCATCTGGATATGATGCAACTCTCCAATTTCGTCTATAAATAAAATTCCTCCATGGGCTTTTGTTACAGCACCAGGTTTAGGCTGCGGAATTCCTGCTGTACCCATAGCCCCTGCGCCTTGATAAATAGGATCATGCACTGAACCAATCAAGGGGTCAGCAATTCCACGTTCATCAAATCGTGCTGTTGTTGCATCCATCTCTACAAATTTAGACTCATCATCAAAAGGAGAATCTTGATTTTTCTTAGCTTCTTCCAATATTAAACGAGCCGCTGCTGTCTTGCCAACTCCAGGAGGTCCATAAATAATTACATGCTGGGGATTAGGACCACATAAAGCTGCTCTTAAAGCTTCTAATCCATCTTCCTGTCCAACCACTTCAGAAAAATCGCTAGGTCTAATCTTTTCTGACAAAGGCTCAGTCAAAGATCTCCTTCTCATCTTATATAACTTTTCCATCTCTTTTTTTGATTCTCTATTTATTGCTACCTTACTATTTCTCTGTTTTTTGAGCATATTCCAAAAATAAATTCCAATCACAATAGCAAAAAATAATTGAATCATACTGAAAACATTAATTGCAAGATTCATTAAATCTCCTCCTGTATAAACTTTCAGGTATTTCATATCATAAGAAACCTGATTTAATTTATCATAGATTAGTATAACCTTAGGAAGAGATTTTATCCTTAAACATAAAAGAAACT of the Orenia metallireducens genome contains:
- the lon gene encoding endopeptidase La, encoding MAKELKKEKRNRSSMPLLALRGLVIFPNMIIPLLVGREQSLEALEKAMVEDKEILLAAQHDETIEEPTKNDIYNVGTVGEIKQLMRLPDGTVKILVEGLKRAKIADFIQEEPYFEVEVEEIAHEEEVDTEIEALMRGVSNSFEEYIKLNKVVPPEAMMTIVNIEDPDRLIDIIVSHISLKVKQQQEILATIFYEERLTKLYKILEREIEILKVKNKINNEVRKQVEKRQKEYYLKEQMKAIKKELGEEDSFTEEVNEYNNKLEELELPEDVEKKVKEELDKLQKMPRNSSEAVVVRNYLDCIFDLPWNNYSEDKLVIKEVAGQLNENHYGLDDVKERILEYLAVRKLSDKLKSPILCLVGPPGVGKTSLGKSIANSINREFVRLSLGGVRDEAEIRGHRRTYIGARPGRIINAMRDAGTMNPVFLLDEIDKITSDFRGDPAAALLEVLDPEQNNDFTDHYLELSFDLSDVMFITTANTIGTIPRPLLDRMEVITLSGYTEEEKIEIAGRHLLPEQIKEHGLTEDNFNLSENALRKVIRNYTREAGVRSLERTLGKICRKVAKEVVEGKDTATRIDTRNLDKYLGIPKYEYGKAEGENRVGVVTGLAWTQLGGDILDIEVSIIPGDGKLILTGKLGDVMKESARIALSYARTKSKEYNFPEEFYKKYDIHVHVPEGAIPKDGPSAGITLATALISALANKEVDGEVAMTGEVTLRGRVLPVGGIKSKVLAAHRAGIKKIVLCKKNKKDLEEVPDNIKRDLEFVLVEEMDQVLAEAIVEGDENED
- the lonB gene encoding ATP-dependent protease LonB, translating into MNLAINVFSMIQLFFAIVIGIYFWNMLKKQRNSKVAINRESKKEMEKLYKMRRRSLTEPLSEKIRPSDFSEVVGQEDGLEALRAALCGPNPQHVIIYGPPGVGKTAAARLILEEAKKNQDSPFDDESKFVEMDATTARFDERGIADPLIGSVHDPIYQGAGAMGTAGIPQPKPGAVTKAHGGILFIDEIGELHHIQMNKLLKVLEDRKVFLESSYYHEDDKNIPRHIHEIFQNGLPADFRLIGATTRGPENIPPAIRSRCLEVYFNPLEPNHVERIVNTAIAKINFQVEDGVIDVIRKYAANGRQAINMVQTAAGIARTAKRFVIKVGDIERVIMNGRYNPRPMDKIPNNPQVGVVNGLAVIGANMGTVNQLEVSVKEVGEGKGRLNITGIAEEEEQGNQYRKIRRKSMVKGSAENVITVLNKIMDIDLRDYFIHIDFTSDAVVDGPSAGITMAVALYSALTGYPIDNKVAMTGKISINGMVRPIGGVVAKVRAAIRAGVKKVLIPSDNWQQIFNEEEFAEIDIIKIETFDEALRESILIEDVEEEKIEVDLESDFISAPLI